A single Notoacmeibacter ruber DNA region contains:
- a CDS encoding NAD(P)H-hydrate dehydratase has product MHLLTTQQMAQADQLTMDSGLSGCDLMQNAAEAVASIIRQLAGADQLIQILCGPGNNGGDGYALGAILVREWRNVEIFAVAAPKDDSDAAWARSKWGKDVRPLSEFRPDGSAIIVDALFGAGLSRPLEGDALEAVERANGSAATIVAVDIPSGIGGNDGKIYGTAIEASDTVTFFRGKPGHWLYPGRGNTGRLHVKQIGIEERVLRTIDSNCRLNGPFLWIGSLPSSENSTHKYERGAALIFSGAALSTGASRLSALAAARAGAGAVTLVAPPDAARVHAAHLTAIMVNEAETREDALERACNGKERAAVIGPGYGVGEPLKKLVLGLLKASNSALKTIVLDADALTSFREDPETLFDAIRAGKKNVVLTPHEGEFSRLFPNLAEGHAKTEKAAEAARRSGAIVLLKGSDTVIAEPDGCIAINPNGTPLLATAGSGDVLAGIIAGLAAQNMPLFLAACAAAWLHAEAARSFGRGLVADDLPDQLPAILESLFDTEERGQ; this is encoded by the coding sequence ATGCATCTTTTGACGACCCAACAGATGGCGCAGGCGGACCAACTGACAATGGATAGCGGCCTGTCTGGGTGCGATCTGATGCAGAATGCCGCCGAAGCGGTCGCCAGCATCATCCGCCAGTTGGCGGGGGCCGACCAGCTGATACAGATCCTGTGCGGTCCGGGTAATAATGGGGGTGACGGATACGCGCTCGGCGCAATTCTCGTCAGGGAATGGCGGAACGTCGAGATTTTCGCGGTGGCCGCGCCAAAAGATGATAGCGATGCGGCATGGGCGCGGTCGAAATGGGGTAAAGACGTCCGACCCCTGAGCGAGTTTCGGCCGGACGGGTCCGCCATCATCGTCGACGCTCTGTTCGGTGCGGGGCTTTCCCGGCCACTGGAGGGCGACGCGCTCGAGGCGGTGGAGCGTGCAAATGGATCGGCTGCGACAATCGTTGCGGTCGATATTCCGAGCGGCATCGGCGGAAATGATGGCAAGATTTATGGGACTGCGATCGAGGCATCCGATACGGTCACTTTTTTTCGCGGCAAGCCCGGCCATTGGCTCTATCCGGGCAGGGGCAATACGGGCCGGCTGCACGTCAAACAGATCGGGATTGAAGAGAGGGTGCTTCGTACGATCGATTCAAATTGTCGGCTCAATGGGCCCTTTCTTTGGATCGGGTCCTTACCCTCATCGGAAAACAGCACCCATAAATATGAGCGGGGGGCCGCTCTGATCTTTTCCGGTGCGGCGCTTTCCACCGGGGCTTCGCGTCTTTCCGCCCTTGCAGCCGCGAGAGCAGGCGCAGGCGCGGTCACTCTCGTCGCGCCGCCCGACGCTGCGCGAGTACATGCCGCACATCTGACCGCTATCATGGTCAATGAAGCTGAGACGCGTGAAGACGCGCTCGAGCGTGCGTGTAACGGGAAGGAGAGGGCCGCGGTGATCGGCCCCGGATATGGTGTCGGCGAGCCGTTGAAAAAGCTCGTATTGGGCCTCCTTAAGGCCAGCAATAGCGCCTTGAAGACCATCGTGCTCGACGCAGACGCGCTGACCAGCTTCCGTGAGGATCCAGAGACGCTGTTCGATGCGATCCGCGCCGGCAAAAAAAACGTGGTTTTGACGCCGCATGAGGGTGAGTTCTCTCGTCTGTTTCCTAACCTCGCCGAAGGTCACGCCAAAACCGAAAAGGCAGCCGAAGCGGCGCGGCGATCGGGAGCCATTGTTCTCCTGAAAGGCTCTGACACGGTGATCGCCGAGCCGGATGGCTGTATCGCAATCAACCCGAACGGTACGCCTCTACTTGCAACGGCGGGCTCCGGGGACGTACTCGCTGGCATAATCGCGGGGCTGGCCGCACAGAATATGCCACTCTTCCTTGCCGCCTGTGCAGCCGCCTGGCTTCACGCGGAAGCGGCTCGTTCGTTCGGCAGAGGTCTTGTCGCCGACGACCTGCCGGATCAATTGCCGGCCATTCTAGAGTCGCTATTCGATACTGAGGAGAGGGGACAATGA